The proteins below are encoded in one region of Betaproteobacteria bacterium:
- a CDS encoding cupin domain-containing protein, giving the protein MNDTDLRINADFDQRVVIPPVTEDAWVPSPCPGVWRHRLDRIGGEIARATSIVRYAPGSQFSEHTHGGGEEFLVLDGVFSDEHGDYPAGTYVRNPPGSKHTPFTREGCTIFAKLWQFSPGDTQKVVLDTNTTSWRPGLVPGLSVMPLHEFDGVSTALVTWKPHTRFNAHTHPGGEEILVLNGVFHDEFGEYPAGTWLRNPRWSNHTPFTGGEGALIYVKVGHLGAPMLRIE; this is encoded by the coding sequence TTGAACGACACCGACCTCCGCATCAACGCCGATTTTGATCAACGTGTCGTCATCCCGCCGGTGACAGAAGACGCCTGGGTACCCTCCCCCTGCCCCGGCGTCTGGCGGCATCGGCTTGATCGAATTGGCGGCGAGATCGCCCGCGCCACAAGCATCGTGCGCTATGCGCCCGGTTCGCAGTTCAGCGAGCACACACATGGCGGCGGTGAAGAGTTTCTGGTGCTTGACGGCGTGTTTTCCGACGAGCATGGCGATTACCCGGCCGGCACCTACGTGCGAAATCCACCGGGCTCAAAGCACACGCCCTTCACCCGGGAAGGCTGCACAATTTTCGCCAAGCTATGGCAGTTCTCCCCGGGAGATACCCAGAAAGTTGTGCTCGACACCAACACCACGAGTTGGCGCCCCGGCCTTGTACCGGGCTTGTCAGTGATGCCGCTTCATGAGTTCGACGGAGTAAGTACGGCCTTGGTGACATGGAAGCCCCACACTCGCTTCAATGCGCATACGCATCCCGGCGGCGAGGAAATTCTGGTCCTTAACGGCGTATTTCATGATGAATTCGGGGAGTACCCGGCCGGAACCTGGCTGCGAAACCCGCGCTGGAGCAATCACACCCCGTTCACAGGTGGCGAGGGGGCGCTCATTTACGTCAAGGTCGGGCACCTTGGCGCGCCCATGCTGCGAATTGAGTAG
- the fghA gene encoding S-formylglutathione hydrolase, translating to MTLENISFQKSFGGWHKRYRHRSVVLNCDMVFAVYLPPQVEQGEKLPVLYWLSGLSCTDENFMQKAGAQRMAAELGVIIVAPDTSPRGPDVPGDPDGAWDFGLGAGFYLNATQAPWDRNYRMHDYVVHELPALIESSFPVSSKRCISGHSMGGHGALVCALRNPGRYQSVSAFSPICNPMTAPWGEKAFSRYLGEDRSAWREWDASALLASAAEKLPILIDQGDRDDFLAIQLKPEVLAAVAKANGHSMTLRMQAGYDHSYYFIASFIEDHLRYHARILNGKA from the coding sequence ATGACGCTCGAGAACATTTCCTTTCAGAAAAGCTTTGGTGGTTGGCACAAACGCTACCGACATCGCTCTGTAGTGCTGAATTGCGACATGGTATTTGCCGTATATCTGCCGCCGCAGGTCGAACAAGGCGAAAAGCTGCCAGTGCTGTATTGGCTATCCGGCCTGAGTTGCACCGACGAAAACTTCATGCAGAAGGCCGGCGCACAAAGGATGGCAGCCGAGTTGGGGGTAATCATCGTGGCGCCGGACACCAGCCCGCGTGGCCCCGATGTTCCCGGGGACCCTGATGGCGCCTGGGATTTCGGTCTCGGTGCTGGCTTCTATCTGAATGCAACGCAGGCGCCGTGGGATCGAAATTACCGCATGCACGACTACGTGGTGCATGAATTGCCGGCGCTGATCGAATCCAGCTTTCCGGTTTCCAGCAAACGCTGCATCAGTGGCCACTCCATGGGCGGCCATGGCGCGCTGGTTTGCGCCCTGCGCAATCCGGGGCGCTACCAGTCGGTTTCGGCTTTCTCGCCGATCTGCAATCCGATGACGGCACCCTGGGGTGAAAAGGCGTTTTCCCGCTACCTGGGCGAAGATCGTTCGGCCTGGCGTGAATGGGACGCCAGCGCCCTGCTCGCCAGCGCTGCCGAAAAACTCCCGATCCTCATCGATCAGGGCGACCGCGACGATTTTCTGGCGATCCAGTTGAAGCCCGAAGTGCTGGCTGCGGTTGCCAAGGCGAATGGCCATTCGATGACGCTGCGCATGCAGGCCGGCTACGACCACAGCTACTATTTCATCGCCAGCTTTATCGAAGACCATCTGCGCTATCACGCCAGGATACTGAACGGGAAAGCCTGA
- a CDS encoding S-(hydroxymethyl)glutathione dehydrogenase/class III alcohol dehydrogenase encodes MTIKSRAAVAFAANQPLQIVEVDVEAPKAGEVLVRIVASGVCHTDAFTLSGDDPEGIFPTILGHEGGGIVEAIGDGVTSLAVGDHVIPLYTAECGKCKFCLSGKTNLCQAVRATQGKGLMPDGTSRFSYKGQPIFHYMGCSTFSEYTVLPEISLAKIPKEAPLEKVCLLGCGVTTGIGAVLNTAKVEEGATVAIFGLGGIGLAAIIGATMAKASRIIAIDINPSKFVIAKELGATDFVNPRDCDKPIQEVIVEMTDGGVDYSFECVGNVHLMRAALECCHKGWGESTIIGVAGAGQEISTRPFQLVTGRVWRGSAFGGVKGRTELPGYVEKAQKGEIPLDTFITHTMPLEEINTAFDLMHEGKSIRTVIHF; translated from the coding sequence ATGACAATAAAATCCCGTGCCGCCGTAGCCTTTGCCGCCAACCAACCCTTGCAAATCGTTGAAGTGGATGTCGAGGCGCCGAAGGCGGGTGAAGTGCTCGTCAGAATCGTCGCTTCCGGCGTCTGCCATACCGATGCCTTCACGCTTTCCGGCGACGATCCAGAAGGCATCTTCCCGACCATTCTCGGCCATGAAGGCGGTGGCATTGTCGAAGCCATCGGTGATGGTGTTACTTCGCTGGCCGTTGGCGATCATGTGATTCCGCTGTACACCGCCGAATGTGGCAAATGCAAGTTCTGCCTGTCGGGCAAGACCAATCTTTGCCAGGCTGTGCGTGCTACGCAGGGCAAGGGCCTGATGCCGGATGGTACGAGCCGTTTCTCCTACAAGGGACAGCCGATCTTCCATTACATGGGCTGCTCGACCTTCTCCGAATACACCGTGCTGCCGGAAATCTCGCTGGCCAAGATTCCCAAGGAAGCGCCGCTGGAAAAGGTCTGCCTCCTGGGTTGTGGCGTCACCACCGGCATTGGCGCCGTGCTCAACACCGCCAAGGTTGAAGAAGGCGCAACGGTGGCCATTTTCGGCCTTGGTGGCATCGGATTGGCGGCGATCATCGGTGCGACCATGGCCAAGGCTTCGCGCATCATCGCAATCGATATCAATCCCTCCAAATTTGTCATCGCCAAGGAATTGGGTGCGACCGATTTCGTCAATCCCAGGGATTGCGACAAGCCGATCCAGGAAGTCATCGTCGAAATGACTGATGGTGGCGTCGATTATTCCTTCGAGTGCGTCGGCAACGTGCATTTGATGCGAGCGGCGCTTGAGTGCTGCCACAAGGGCTGGGGCGAATCGACCATCATCGGCGTTGCGGGCGCCGGGCAGGAAATCAGCACACGCCCCTTCCAGTTGGTCACTGGCCGCGTCTGGCGCGGTTCGGCCTTCGGCGGGGTCAAGGGACGCACCGAGTTGCCGGGTTACGTCGAAAAGGCGCAAAAGGGCGAAATTCCGCTTGATACCTTCATTACCCACACCATGCCGCTCGAAGAAATCAACACCGCGTTTGACCTGATGCACGAAGGCAAGAGCATCCGTACCGTCATTCACTTCTAA